One region of Natrinema salaciae genomic DNA includes:
- a CDS encoding cohesin domain-containing protein yields the protein MAGSDDGGRSGSAAPSAARVVGVSTVAALLALSLSIAGVAGTAVAIDQVAILSPDRTQIEAAPGETIELDVTLRSQGGHGGEGVEATTLIARYHPDYLEITEVRRGPWLEGDETEVRAAETIAHERGTAILEQRREPAANGTTGSGTIATLTVRVAEDAPPGTTTISFDESEIDLTGDWPIAVVDESATVAIDGGNESLASFDHPDPDDIDRDAAASSANDSAGADEPNDADGSEPIPGFTVGLALTAVVAVGLLSILSSTGGDGRHG from the coding sequence ATGGCTGGGAGTGACGACGGAGGCCGATCCGGTAGCGCCGCGCCGAGTGCCGCCCGAGTCGTCGGTGTTTCCACGGTAGCCGCCCTGCTCGCGCTTTCGCTCTCGATCGCTGGCGTCGCCGGAACGGCCGTCGCGATCGATCAGGTCGCGATCCTCTCGCCCGATCGGACCCAGATCGAGGCCGCACCCGGCGAGACGATCGAGCTCGACGTTACCCTCCGGAGCCAGGGCGGCCACGGCGGCGAGGGCGTCGAAGCGACGACGCTGATCGCTCGATACCATCCCGACTACCTCGAGATCACCGAGGTGAGGCGCGGCCCGTGGCTCGAGGGCGACGAGACCGAGGTCCGCGCGGCGGAAACGATCGCTCACGAGCGGGGAACCGCGATCCTCGAGCAGCGCCGCGAACCGGCCGCCAACGGGACGACGGGGTCGGGCACGATCGCGACGCTGACGGTTCGCGTCGCCGAGGACGCGCCGCCCGGGACGACGACGATCTCGTTCGACGAGAGCGAGATCGACCTCACCGGCGACTGGCCGATCGCCGTCGTCGACGAGTCCGCGACCGTCGCCATCGACGGCGGCAACGAATCGCTCGCGTCGTTCGACCACCCCGATCCCGACGACATCGACCGCGACGCGGCGGCGTCGAGCGCGAACGACTCGGCCGGGGCCGACGAGCCGAACGACGCCGACGGAAGCGAGCCGATTCCGGGCTTTACGGTCGGCCTCGCGCTCACGGCCGTCGTGGCTGTGGGACTCCTGTCGATTCTGTCGTCGACCGGCGGTGACGGTCGCCACGGATAA
- a CDS encoding DUF7344 domain-containing protein translates to MSSDAHLGGDSTTDPLANVPTECYEILRHPRRLRLLEVLGCQRTRLSLSDLTTELADGSTDVSNGQARHEIRISLVHNHLPRLEDYDIVDWNDDGVALVDEPPVHPADLSVLLDLCDDENAETLLQTLVDPVRMRLLSALETSDQPLSLEQLAARLSAHDGGPFADAERAQIALHHSHLPAMAEIGVVGYDPESKLVTRYDQVVSIVQ, encoded by the coding sequence ATGAGTTCGGACGCTCACCTCGGCGGCGACAGCACGACCGACCCACTCGCGAACGTCCCGACGGAGTGTTACGAGATCCTCCGCCATCCGCGCCGGCTTCGCCTCCTCGAGGTGCTCGGCTGCCAGCGGACGCGGCTCTCGCTGTCGGATCTGACGACGGAGCTGGCCGACGGGTCGACCGACGTCTCGAACGGGCAGGCTCGTCACGAGATTCGGATCAGTCTCGTGCACAACCACCTCCCGCGACTCGAGGACTACGACATCGTCGACTGGAACGACGACGGCGTCGCCCTCGTCGACGAACCGCCCGTTCATCCCGCGGATCTCTCCGTCCTCCTCGACCTCTGTGACGACGAGAACGCGGAGACGCTGCTCCAGACGCTCGTCGATCCCGTCCGGATGCGTCTCCTCTCGGCGCTCGAGACGAGCGACCAGCCGCTCTCGCTCGAGCAGCTCGCCGCTCGGCTCAGCGCCCACGACGGCGGACCGTTCGCCGACGCAGAGCGCGCGCAGATCGCGCTCCACCACTCCCACCTGCCCGCGATGGCGGAGATCGGCGTCGTCGGCTACGACCCCGAGTCCAAGCTGGTCACGCGATACGACCAGGTCGTCTCGATCGTCCAGTAG
- a CDS encoding DUF7113 family protein gives MLMVRGRAGGTELTGTLYERGERAPSFRGAPDEDAAYVWVCDEFYEVDSGGTTQLVDGREVNLAFESPMPRGFDTREQALEGAKEHVRTQFARIGVDPDDVSLEVEKNDG, from the coding sequence ATGCTTATGGTACGCGGTCGCGCGGGGGGGACGGAGCTCACCGGAACGCTGTACGAACGGGGTGAACGAGCACCCTCGTTCCGCGGCGCTCCCGACGAAGACGCCGCGTACGTCTGGGTCTGCGACGAGTTCTACGAGGTCGACAGTGGCGGGACGACCCAGCTCGTCGACGGCCGGGAAGTCAACCTCGCCTTCGAGTCGCCAATGCCCCGCGGTTTCGACACCCGAGAACAGGCCCTCGAGGGGGCGAAAGAACACGTCCGGACGCAGTTCGCCCGAATCGGCGTCGATCCCGACGACGTCTCGCTCGAGGTCGAGAAAAACGACGGCTGA
- a CDS encoding helix-turn-helix transcriptional regulator, which produces MLSGVTSTPLEDVEFLARSDHRVAALESLTSGPRSRAELRETTGVSQSTIGRTLREFEARHWVRRDGHRYEATQLGAFVATGLRELIERLETERQLRDIWQWLPIEASGFAIEMCADAVVTVAETDDPYRPVNRFVSLLRETDRFRFVGFDLALLEPCKDELARRIVDGMRTEIIDPPSVARHVLSTYPEHCAEPLESGHLEIRLHDDLPSYGVAIFDHRIGISGYNPESGTVRVLVDTDAPAAREWAKSTYERYRRESRPLALEPTVD; this is translated from the coding sequence ATGCTATCTGGAGTGACAAGCACGCCACTCGAGGACGTCGAGTTCCTCGCGCGATCGGACCACCGCGTCGCTGCGCTCGAGTCACTGACCAGCGGCCCGCGGAGCCGGGCCGAACTCCGGGAGACGACCGGCGTTTCGCAGTCGACGATCGGGCGGACGCTGCGCGAGTTCGAAGCGCGACACTGGGTCAGGCGGGACGGACACCGGTACGAGGCGACGCAGCTGGGGGCGTTCGTCGCGACGGGGCTGCGGGAATTGATCGAGCGGCTCGAAACCGAGCGGCAACTCCGCGACATCTGGCAGTGGCTGCCGATCGAGGCGAGCGGGTTCGCGATCGAAATGTGTGCCGACGCGGTCGTGACGGTCGCCGAGACCGACGATCCGTACCGGCCGGTGAACCGATTCGTGTCGCTGCTCCGGGAGACGGACCGGTTTCGGTTCGTCGGATTCGACCTGGCCTTACTCGAGCCGTGCAAGGACGAACTCGCTCGACGGATCGTCGACGGGATGCGGACGGAGATCATCGACCCGCCGTCCGTCGCCAGACACGTCCTCTCGACATACCCGGAGCACTGTGCCGAGCCGCTCGAGAGCGGCCATCTCGAGATTCGGCTCCACGACGACCTGCCGTCGTACGGCGTCGCCATCTTCGACCATCGGATCGGAATCAGCGGCTATAACCCCGAGAGCGGGACGGTTCGAGTGCTGGTCGACACCGACGCGCCGGCGGCGCGCGAGTGGGCGAAATCGACGTACGAGCGCTACAGACGCGAGTCCCGACCGCTCGCGCTCGAGCCCACGGTCGACTGA
- a CDS encoding DUF1059 domain-containing protein, which produces MTEDLQSNDSVPGIQVACDTAVSGCVFRMRTEVDDRERLLEIARDHVREQHGKEFGLDEIDARHVETVEVDLEEEDR; this is translated from the coding sequence ATGACTGAAGACCTGCAATCGAACGACAGCGTACCGGGGATACAAGTAGCGTGTGACACGGCGGTTTCGGGCTGTGTCTTCCGCATGCGGACCGAGGTGGACGACAGGGAACGACTGCTGGAGATAGCGCGCGACCACGTCAGGGAACAGCACGGGAAGGAGTTCGGCCTGGACGAGATCGACGCGCGCCACGTGGAAACGGTCGAGGTCGATCTCGAGGAGGAAGACCGGTGA
- a CDS encoding DNA double-strand break repair nuclease NurA: MTLDPVHFDGIARLAGRIDHGTDDRDRRAFAETVWDSFLDPLVHDGRIVLEPLETQERRLVDCEAVALREREFPTEHGLDAGTINPTTFRNGLVIDIAQAAMSATPSDLDLHRSRTTVMTVHSNDETMVVDENWGKFDEGYSRSRAVKIPPLPRFAEGVVHALALYLAESTHARDHADAVSDLLVLDGPLYPRGLLRWADQHPDLADFLLEDPRPTTVLENYIRLVEAFVERGVPLVGFVKNPATRVLTRTLKSKRDVDVSVPWSDDSALFTRLLERGEYVDDVDGERWDRDTSALTYTNWFRSRGGVDRPLSADGDALGVERRLERDAYEVTFFVIYDPRDDLLYRIEAPYAFTADPELRERLTLQLLQDVAVAHGPPTIVEKADELARISNSEKASLRETLEERFDAAQDRSYDDHRWDEQPY, from the coding sequence ATGACGCTCGATCCGGTCCACTTCGACGGCATCGCGCGGCTCGCAGGGCGGATCGACCACGGGACCGACGACCGGGACCGTCGGGCGTTCGCCGAGACCGTCTGGGATTCGTTTCTGGACCCGCTGGTTCACGACGGGCGGATCGTCCTCGAGCCGCTCGAGACACAGGAGCGACGGCTCGTCGACTGCGAAGCCGTCGCGTTGCGCGAGCGGGAGTTCCCGACCGAGCACGGCCTCGACGCGGGGACGATCAATCCGACGACGTTTCGGAACGGGCTCGTCATCGACATCGCACAGGCGGCCATGAGCGCGACCCCGAGCGATCTCGACCTCCATCGGTCGCGAACGACCGTGATGACGGTCCACTCGAACGACGAGACGATGGTGGTCGACGAGAACTGGGGCAAGTTCGACGAGGGGTACAGTCGGAGCCGGGCGGTCAAGATTCCGCCGCTGCCGCGGTTCGCCGAGGGCGTCGTCCACGCGCTGGCGCTGTACCTCGCCGAGAGCACCCACGCTCGCGATCACGCGGACGCGGTATCGGACCTGCTCGTCCTCGACGGCCCCCTGTATCCCCGGGGGCTCCTTCGCTGGGCCGACCAGCACCCCGACCTCGCCGACTTCCTGCTCGAGGATCCCCGCCCAACGACGGTCCTCGAGAACTACATCCGGCTGGTCGAGGCGTTCGTCGAGCGCGGCGTCCCGCTCGTCGGCTTCGTCAAAAACCCGGCCACGCGCGTGCTCACGCGGACCCTCAAGTCGAAGCGAGACGTCGACGTCAGCGTCCCGTGGAGCGACGACTCGGCGCTGTTCACCCGCCTGCTCGAGCGTGGCGAGTACGTCGACGACGTCGACGGCGAGCGCTGGGACCGGGACACGTCGGCGCTGACGTACACGAACTGGTTCCGGTCGCGGGGCGGCGTCGATCGGCCGCTGTCGGCGGACGGCGACGCGCTCGGCGTCGAGCGTCGCCTCGAGCGGGACGCCTACGAGGTCACCTTCTTCGTGATCTACGACCCGCGCGACGACCTGCTGTATCGGATCGAGGCACCGTACGCGTTCACGGCGGACCCCGAACTCCGGGAGCGCCTGACGTTGCAGTTGCTCCAGGACGTCGCCGTCGCGCACGGCCCGCCGACGATCGTCGAGAAAGCCGACGAACTCGCCCGAATCAGCAACTCGGAGAAGGCGTCGCTCCGCGAGACGCTCGAGGAGCGGTTCGACGCCGCCCAGGATCGGAGCTACGACGACCACCGGTGGGACGAACAGCCGTATTGA
- the gpmI gene encoding 2,3-bisphosphoglycerate-independent phosphoglycerate mutase yields the protein MEAALIVLDGWGLGDGGRDAVKAAETPVFDRLSEAGSYGRLEVAGRRVGLPDGQMGNSEVGHLNIGAGRVVYQEYTRISDSIADGSFRENDAINRAFDRARENDARVHFLGLVSDGGVHSDQEHLHALIELAADRDVEAVTHAITDGRDTSPTGGRKYLGTLEDVIAEHGTGDVATVTGRYYAMDRDQNWERTKRAYDAIVDRDAEWTADSAVDAVEESYDRDVTDEFVEPTLVADQPALEDGDSVVWFNFRSDRARQLTRMLADIRPEDWANTLETSPPDAEVVMMTQYDKTFDLPVAYPPNQPEQVLGEVLADAGRTQLRIAESEKYAHVTYFLNGGREVEFDGEIRKIVESPDVPTYDQQPEMSAPDVTDTAIETIESDDPDVLVLNYANPDMVGHTGDYDAAIEAVEAVDAQLGRLVDALEDAGAHVLITADHGNADDMGTEDDPHTAHTYNEVPLVYLAPDGTDSGWTVREGGTLADIAPTMLEAIGLDQPPEMTGESLLE from the coding sequence ATGGAAGCTGCGCTGATCGTCCTCGACGGCTGGGGACTCGGTGACGGCGGCAGAGACGCGGTCAAAGCGGCCGAGACACCCGTCTTCGATCGACTTTCGGAAGCAGGGTCGTACGGCCGACTCGAGGTTGCGGGCCGACGCGTCGGCCTCCCGGACGGCCAGATGGGCAACAGCGAGGTCGGTCACCTCAACATCGGTGCCGGACGGGTCGTCTACCAGGAGTACACGCGCATCTCGGATTCGATCGCGGACGGCTCCTTCCGGGAGAACGACGCGATCAACCGCGCGTTCGACCGAGCGCGGGAGAACGACGCCCGCGTCCACTTCCTCGGCCTGGTCAGCGACGGCGGGGTGCACTCGGATCAGGAGCACCTGCACGCGCTGATCGAACTGGCCGCCGACCGCGACGTCGAAGCCGTCACTCACGCGATCACCGACGGCCGGGACACCTCGCCGACCGGCGGCCGCAAGTACCTCGGAACGCTCGAAGACGTGATCGCCGAGCACGGGACCGGCGACGTGGCAACCGTCACCGGCCGGTACTACGCGATGGACCGCGACCAGAACTGGGAGCGGACGAAGCGAGCCTACGACGCGATCGTCGATCGAGACGCGGAGTGGACCGCCGACTCGGCCGTCGACGCGGTCGAAGAATCGTACGACCGCGACGTGACTGACGAGTTCGTCGAGCCGACGTTGGTCGCGGATCAGCCGGCGCTCGAGGACGGGGACTCGGTCGTCTGGTTCAACTTCCGGTCCGATCGGGCCCGGCAGTTGACGCGGATGCTCGCCGATATTCGGCCCGAAGACTGGGCGAACACCCTCGAGACCAGCCCGCCGGACGCCGAGGTCGTGATGATGACGCAGTACGACAAGACGTTCGACCTCCCCGTGGCCTACCCGCCGAACCAGCCGGAACAGGTGCTCGGCGAGGTGCTCGCCGACGCGGGCCGGACGCAGCTCCGGATCGCGGAGTCGGAGAAGTACGCCCACGTCACCTACTTCCTCAACGGCGGCCGCGAAGTCGAGTTCGACGGCGAGATTCGGAAGATCGTCGAGAGTCCCGACGTGCCGACCTACGACCAGCAACCCGAGATGAGCGCGCCCGACGTCACGGACACGGCGATCGAAACCATCGAATCGGACGACCCCGACGTGCTCGTACTCAACTACGCCAACCCGGACATGGTCGGTCACACCGGCGACTACGACGCCGCGATCGAGGCCGTCGAAGCCGTCGACGCACAGCTCGGTCGGCTCGTCGACGCGCTCGAGGACGCCGGCGCACACGTCCTGATCACCGCGGACCACGGCAACGCCGACGACATGGGGACCGAGGACGATCCCCACACCGCACACACGTACAACGAGGTCCCGCTCGTCTATCTCGCTCCCGACGGCACCGATAGTGGCTGGACGGTTCGCGAGGGCGGGACGCTCGCCGACATCGCGCCGACGATGCTCGAGGCGATCGGCCTCGACCAGCCCCCCGAGATGACCGGCGAATCGCTGCTCGAGTGA
- a CDS encoding histidine kinase N-terminal 7TM domain-containing protein: protein MGVVPWPAAGSLLAGGGTLLLLSYLRQHRGKPGANWLLLALVAQALWCFSYGVSLLVFDPAVRWVFEALTWTGIVWTGVPFLAFGLEYTGRGSLVRTPWFGAVLLVPVITTLLVLTNPLHELVWSGLRLDPVYGAATVSYEPNAWAFFAIVTGTVFAASGTLLLFDTVVSYGPLYRTEALAVGLSTLPPGVALLVWLFGIGPVPQLNLSAVMFLPHVVLDAYAFVGGGMFTYSPAVRRTADQSAVEDLENPFLVVDTDRRIVDCNPAAESLFDITESAILGAPLADATGLTIDGADARVLTDADRNDHRELAVSTSRLRNEAGRIVGHTVILQDITEQQRREQRLEILNRVLRHNLRNDLTAVRGYLGIAADRVDDDELAAMLEGIHDDVDGVLETSEKARDFERAIESTGRSPSPLAARDTLRSLAAALETELEGRVDVVVPDDLAVQANEQLFELAFENLVENGLVHTDADEPRVTVGFEERGDRTAVFTVSDDGPGIPAHELAVLERGEETALEHGSGLGLWVVSWSVGVLGGDLSFETGESGTTATVRLPESVVPAATAAEMSKPEQSAERPP, encoded by the coding sequence ATGGGAGTCGTTCCGTGGCCGGCGGCCGGGTCGCTACTGGCTGGCGGCGGAACGCTGCTCTTGCTCTCCTATCTCCGCCAACACCGCGGCAAACCGGGCGCGAACTGGTTGCTGCTCGCGCTCGTCGCGCAGGCGCTGTGGTGTTTTTCGTACGGGGTATCGCTGCTCGTCTTCGATCCCGCGGTACGGTGGGTCTTCGAGGCCCTGACCTGGACCGGTATCGTCTGGACCGGCGTGCCGTTTCTGGCCTTCGGCCTCGAGTACACCGGTCGCGGGAGCCTCGTCCGAACGCCCTGGTTCGGAGCGGTGCTACTCGTCCCGGTGATCACGACGCTGCTGGTCCTGACGAATCCGCTGCACGAACTCGTCTGGAGCGGGCTTCGGCTCGATCCCGTCTACGGCGCGGCGACGGTCTCCTACGAACCCAACGCGTGGGCCTTCTTCGCGATCGTGACCGGGACCGTCTTCGCCGCGTCGGGGACGCTGCTCCTGTTCGATACCGTCGTCAGTTACGGACCGCTCTACCGAACGGAGGCGCTCGCGGTGGGTCTCAGTACGCTGCCGCCGGGCGTCGCCCTGCTCGTCTGGCTCTTCGGGATCGGACCGGTCCCACAGCTCAACCTCTCTGCGGTCATGTTCCTGCCCCACGTGGTCCTCGACGCGTACGCGTTCGTCGGCGGTGGCATGTTCACGTACAGCCCCGCCGTCCGGCGAACGGCCGATCAATCCGCGGTCGAAGACCTCGAGAACCCGTTTCTCGTCGTCGATACGGATCGGCGGATCGTCGACTGCAATCCGGCGGCGGAATCCCTGTTCGACATCACGGAGTCGGCGATCCTCGGAGCGCCGCTCGCAGACGCGACCGGCCTGACGATCGACGGCGCGGACGCGCGGGTGCTCACGGACGCCGATCGAAACGACCACCGGGAACTCGCGGTGTCGACGTCCCGGCTCCGGAACGAAGCGGGGCGGATCGTCGGCCACACCGTCATCCTCCAGGACATCACCGAGCAGCAGCGACGCGAACAGCGCCTCGAGATCCTCAACCGGGTGTTGCGCCACAACCTCCGGAACGACCTGACCGCCGTCCGCGGCTACCTCGGTATCGCGGCGGATCGCGTCGACGACGACGAACTCGCGGCCATGCTCGAGGGGATCCACGACGACGTCGACGGCGTGCTCGAGACGAGCGAGAAGGCCCGCGACTTCGAGCGGGCGATCGAGTCGACCGGCCGGTCGCCGTCCCCGCTGGCCGCCCGTGACACGCTCCGTTCGCTCGCAGCCGCCCTCGAGACCGAACTCGAGGGCCGCGTCGACGTGGTCGTTCCGGACGACCTCGCCGTGCAGGCGAACGAGCAACTGTTCGAACTCGCCTTCGAGAACCTCGTCGAAAACGGACTCGTTCACACCGACGCCGACGAGCCCCGCGTGACGGTCGGATTCGAGGAACGCGGCGATCGAACCGCCGTCTTCACCGTCAGCGACGACGGTCCCGGGATCCCGGCACACGAACTGGCCGTCCTCGAGCGCGGCGAGGAGACGGCCCTGGAACACGGCAGCGGGCTCGGACTGTGGGTCGTCTCGTGGTCGGTCGGGGTCCTCGGCGGCGACCTCTCGTTCGAGACGGGGGAGAGCGGGACGACCGCAACCGTCCGTCTCCCCGAGAGCGTCGTTCCGGCGGCGACCGCGGCCGAGATGTCGAAACCGGAGCAGTCGGCGGAACGACCCCCGTGA
- a CDS encoding alkaline phosphatase PhoX, with product MVEFTRRKLMATSAAAAIGVGAVGTASGDDGDTPGAPTVRGSLDRLATTARGAEVTGPFVFENGEVLFSLQHPSRENPSPYDTAAVGVLAGHRFEFDGRNDEFDELEPPRSNEAQGRVQVAGGEYEILVQEGDEINGGAERWGHPQTPDGTDIGSFVGSQYGDVGYNPDMNFFVPTDEEGLEGYLFTNNETSPGCISRTPISRGDDGWDADPEGAMELENRESFREIGGTRINCYGDLSPWGTPMSAEEDYSHPRVSGSATVGDVVEAGSGVGLRGAAAFWNRPNPTEITDALDELFDESWYPQGGWALSGVELQAYYLGADPVDQDGETNTTEPIGDGYPNRYRYGYIVEVTEPASAEPTPVKHYAMGRAAFECPGFMPDERTVYLTSDGANKGFYKFVADEPIPSYDDRMDVRGTLYVARVTNEAAAKNDPPAEVDLEIEWIALGTASNAEVASWIADYDDITQIDYLETHAETDWETDLETALAEADETVAIGGNRDYVTDEEVLEWASQYEANGPDGVDEELRRVPFLETRAAAKAVGASVEFRKAEGIDAVDDADPGDFLYVGISELNDGMADESGDIRMDRVDGGVVYRAELESDYDISTLEPVVVGPDATDRESIVDAAPINVDNLLVLDDGRVLLCEDKGSFGRSYPNDALWVYEPPTSLSVDSVAVGQEATGTAELTLSSVPDGLAGGRVTVSLEHTDVAEITGASYHGAIELAADPTISADGSTVEFQFADLDDEIQPGATNVRLATVELEGISAGTTDITADIHALDADDGSAIDTRSHTGVVVTGPPPIGDGSGGRPPTDVDGDGLYEDVNGNGRLDYDDVVVLFEHIESDSVTLNVDAYDFNDNGRIDYDDVAELYDEL from the coding sequence ATGGTCGAATTTACCAGGCGGAAGCTGATGGCAACGTCGGCGGCGGCCGCGATCGGCGTCGGCGCGGTCGGAACGGCGAGTGGAGACGACGGGGACACGCCGGGTGCTCCGACGGTACGGGGGAGCCTCGATCGACTCGCGACGACGGCCCGCGGGGCGGAGGTCACTGGCCCGTTCGTCTTCGAGAACGGGGAAGTGCTGTTCAGCCTGCAACATCCGAGTCGGGAGAATCCGAGCCCGTACGATACGGCGGCGGTCGGCGTCCTCGCCGGCCACCGGTTCGAGTTCGACGGCCGGAACGACGAGTTCGACGAACTCGAGCCGCCGCGCTCGAACGAGGCCCAGGGCCGGGTCCAGGTCGCCGGCGGCGAGTACGAGATCCTCGTCCAGGAGGGCGACGAGATCAACGGCGGCGCGGAGCGATGGGGGCATCCCCAGACGCCCGACGGCACCGACATCGGCTCGTTCGTCGGCAGCCAGTACGGCGATGTCGGCTACAACCCCGACATGAACTTCTTCGTTCCGACCGACGAGGAGGGGCTCGAGGGGTACCTCTTTACGAACAACGAGACGAGTCCGGGCTGTATCAGCCGGACGCCGATCAGCCGCGGCGACGACGGCTGGGACGCCGATCCCGAGGGCGCGATGGAACTCGAGAACCGCGAGTCGTTCCGCGAGATCGGCGGGACGCGGATCAACTGTTACGGCGACCTGAGCCCGTGGGGGACCCCGATGTCCGCCGAGGAAGACTACAGTCACCCGCGCGTTTCGGGATCGGCGACGGTCGGCGACGTCGTCGAGGCCGGGAGCGGCGTCGGTCTCCGAGGCGCGGCGGCGTTCTGGAACCGGCCGAACCCGACCGAGATCACGGATGCGCTGGACGAGCTGTTCGACGAGAGCTGGTATCCGCAGGGGGGCTGGGCCCTCAGCGGCGTCGAGCTGCAGGCCTATTACCTCGGCGCCGACCCGGTCGATCAGGACGGCGAGACGAACACGACGGAGCCGATCGGCGACGGCTACCCCAACCGCTACCGGTACGGTTACATCGTCGAGGTGACCGAGCCCGCGAGCGCGGAACCGACGCCGGTCAAACACTACGCCATGGGCCGGGCCGCCTTCGAGTGTCCCGGGTTCATGCCCGACGAACGGACCGTCTACCTCACCTCCGACGGGGCGAACAAGGGCTTCTACAAGTTCGTCGCCGACGAGCCGATCCCGAGCTACGACGATCGGATGGACGTCCGCGGGACGCTGTACGTCGCCCGCGTGACCAACGAGGCGGCCGCAAAGAACGACCCGCCGGCCGAGGTCGACCTCGAGATCGAGTGGATCGCCCTCGGCACCGCGAGCAACGCCGAGGTCGCGTCCTGGATCGCCGACTACGACGATATCACGCAGATCGACTACCTCGAGACCCACGCCGAGACCGACTGGGAGACGGACCTCGAGACCGCGCTCGCCGAAGCCGACGAAACGGTCGCAATCGGGGGCAACCGGGACTACGTCACCGACGAGGAGGTCCTCGAGTGGGCCAGCCAGTACGAGGCGAACGGTCCCGACGGCGTCGACGAGGAACTGCGTCGGGTTCCCTTCCTCGAGACCCGCGCCGCGGCGAAGGCGGTCGGTGCGAGCGTCGAGTTCCGCAAGGCCGAGGGGATCGACGCGGTCGACGACGCCGACCCCGGCGACTTCCTCTACGTCGGGATCTCGGAACTCAACGACGGCATGGCGGACGAGAGCGGCGACATCCGGATGGACCGGGTCGACGGCGGCGTCGTCTACCGGGCCGAACTCGAGTCCGACTACGATATCTCGACGCTCGAGCCGGTCGTCGTCGGTCCCGACGCGACGGACCGCGAGTCGATCGTCGACGCCGCGCCCATCAACGTGGACAACCTGCTGGTACTGGACGACGGCCGCGTCCTCCTCTGTGAGGACAAGGGGAGCTTCGGCCGCTCGTACCCCAACGACGCCCTGTGGGTCTACGAGCCGCCGACGTCGCTGTCCGTCGACTCCGTCGCGGTCGGGCAGGAGGCGACCGGGACCGCCGAACTCACGCTCTCGTCGGTCCCGGACGGGCTCGCCGGCGGTCGCGTCACCGTCTCCCTCGAGCACACCGACGTCGCCGAAATCACGGGCGCGAGCTACCACGGCGCGATCGAACTCGCCGCCGACCCGACGATCAGCGCCGACGGCTCGACGGTCGAGTTCCAGTTCGCCGACCTCGACGACGAGATCCAACCCGGCGCGACGAACGTCCGGCTGGCGACCGTCGAGCTCGAGGGCATCAGCGCCGGAACGACCGATATCACGGCCGATATCCACGCGCTGGACGCCGACGACGGGAGCGCGATCGACACCCGGTCGCACACCGGTGTCGTGGTTACCGGACCGCCACCGATCGGCGACGGCTCCGGCGGCCGCCCCCCGACCGACGTCGACGGCGACGGACTGTACGAGGACGTCAACGGCAACGGCCGGCTGGATTACGACGACGTGGTGGTCCTGTTCGAACACATCGAGAGCGACTCGGTCACGCTCAACGTCGACGCCTACGACTTCAACGACAACGGCCGCATCGACTACGACGACGTCGCCGAGCTGTACGACGAGCTGTGA